The DNA sequence GGCCCATGAGGACCTAGGGGTCCATTGGGGCCGAGGGGACCGTTGGGACCAAGTGGTCCGTTGCCGCCGAGAGGACCATCGTGACCCCATCCTCTTTGACACCCCCTGCCCCAAGGACCTGGACCTCCAAAGAAGCCACCCCGGCCTGGGCCTCCATGGCATCCACGACCGCCTCTTGACGGTCTACCCCAGGGCGAGCAAGCAGGGCCACCGAAAGGCGGCGGCACGCTGACTCCCGGGACAGCGGGCATGGGGGGCATATGGGGGGCATGAGGGACTGGTGGTGGACCGGCGTGACCTCTTCGGTGTTCCTTCTGGGCTCTCTTCATTTCTCTCTTCTGCTGCCTCCTCTCCCGCTTCTctgctctccttctcttcttaAGGTCTCTCCTCCTTTCCCTgcgctccttcttctgctgccgCTTCAGCGTGCGCCATTGCTGCGACAGAGCCTTGACCTGGGCCTTGAGTACCTTGCGGTCGAGGTTGGGGTCCACGGCGTTGGTCTTGGaagccttgagctcggccttgagctgcttcacGTCTGCCTTGGTACGCATCTCCCCTGGGCGGGCTACCCATTCCTCGAGACGGGCGAGGTAGAGGGGCAGTTGCTGGTCCTTCACGTCGTCATAGTCTGGGAGAGAGCCGATAGAACCGGAGCTGTTGGAGGagcaagatgacgaggatgaagaggaagaggaagatcgGGAGCGTGATTTGCGCTGTTCAGGCTGGCCAGGGTAGAGAGGAGTTCCATTGGCGTCGAAGCTGCCGGGATGAAAATAGGGATGGCCATGTCCGAAAGGAGGCCCATCACCACGAGACCGCGTCCTTCCTCGCTGTCCCGGCGGGCAGAAGCCACGGCTGGGTTCTCCGCGTCCAAAGGGCGGTCCCGGATCTCGACCGTTCATGCGGATTCCATTACCGTCCATGACCAAGTTTCCGATCCGCAGGCCGTTGCTGTCGGCGACGATGCTGTCCTTCCACCGGATACTGTCGTTGCCGACCTTGAGACCGCCCCACgatcccatccatccgtTTCCCCATGCCGGTCTAGGTCCGGCTTGGTTTGACGGGCCGGCTTCTCTTTGACTGGAAGGGCCCGCTTCTGCTGGCGCTGAGGGACCGTCGAATGCCGTATCCCAGCCTCCTGGCATATGAGGCTGCTCTTCAGCCTGAAGTTGCACTCTTACGTTCCTGGGTGCAAAGAAGCCGTCGTTCCATTGCTGCACGGTTGCCTCGACTTCTGCCCGTTTGCGAATGGCGTCATTTGAATCAGCGGTCTGCTTTTCCGATTTGATGTCGGAGCCCTCGTCAAttcccttgcccttctcgccgAGAATGGCCTCATTCGTCACAGAAGCATGGTCGGGGAGAAGATAGTTGACAAACGTCGCCCAATCTTGGTGCGTAATGTCGTAGAGAGGAGCCCAATCCAGTGGGTAGGGTAGATCTTCAGGAACCGAGCTGGGCTTGACGGCAACAGTGTACAGCCTGGGCGCCGGGCGTGGAGTAGAGATAGGAACGTCGCGGCCTTCAAAGTAGAGAGCAGCGCTCGGTGAAGGAGGCACCTGGATGTGCTGCTGAGTAGGTGTGCTGGGGTTGGCGGTGTTTGGTGTGAGCGGAGGAGTAAAGATCACAGGgtcggtggtggaggtggaggataTCCGGGATGCGGCGTCGTCGCCGGGATGAGCGGGGCCGGACGCCGAGAGTGGCGATCGGGGCGGCCCAGAAGTGGTGGAGTAAATGTCGGTCTCTGAGTAAGGCGGTGGTGGAGCGTCATCGTCGTGATCGACGGCGACTTGAGGATTAGAGGCCATGTttgatgtcgatgatggagctGCCATGATGCTGGCGTGCGTGTGAGTGTGTTGTGGTGTGAAGGAGGGAGATTCTCTGCTGTTGCAGGGGCGGGCCAATGATATAAGAAGTCGGGTCAGACGCTACCCGATATCCATAGGCGTTGAAATGGCTGCCTCGGCCGAGGTGGCATCATTGTTTGATTTAACCTTGAATATGGCGCTGCACCTTTTTCTTTAACCGCAGCTCGGATATCCGAGAAGCACGCACGAGCACGAGATCCCTGACTGGTTCAATAATCCCATCAGTTGGTCTGAGGCAGTTGCAGGGGTTACGCAAGTCGCATTCGCATCCCCCTCCAGCCCTATGACTCCTAGTAGAGGGCCCCGTCCAATCACCGCTCGCTGCTGACGCGGCCGAGAGCCAGGCCGCCAACTAGCTGCCGGCTTGCCGAGGCGGTGATGAGTAAATCAGCCCTAGAGGATGCCTTGCCATGCCTGTTGGCCTCTATTTTGCGTATTGTCTTTCGTGGCATGTCGTGGTTTACTTTGTTGATCTGTTAGTGGTTGGTCTACTAAACCGTCTGGGGACTTGGGGACGACGCTTCATCTCCCAACAGTCGTCATGCTTCGTTCCACGCCATCTTATGCCCAAATTGACATATGGCAGGGCTGAAAAGACCCTGGCGTCGATCGAGTAGGTATCAAATCATCACATTCGAGGCACTCTCGATTACCTCGCTTCGTTTCCATTTCACCCATTCACGCATCATCATGAACCTCGCTCAAACGCCGAGACATAGATCGCAATCAACTTTTTACAcattcttctttttcaaCTGCACATGCACCCATCACCCGCTCCACAGGTGAAAGTCGACATCCTCCTGCTTGTAATGGTCCGCGATGAGGACCGACAGGTGGTCTCTTGAATGTGTGCCCCTGTCTTTATGTCAGCGTCGATCATAGAAACAATCACTTTGTTTGCAACTTACAGGTTGGTGATGTAGGTGTCGATGAGCTCGGGGGGCACCAGCTCAGTTACCGCTGTCCGAACCTCAACGCCGCTCACCATGGGTCCATCCGCAAAGTTGACAAAGCTGGCCGAGTCTCCCCACTCAATCAACGACTCCTCGTTGAAGGGGTTCTCTGGGCTCAGTTTGTACACGCCGCTGAGAACAATCACGGCGTTGCCCTGCTCCTTGGCTGCTCGAGCGACTGCTGCAGCGCCTGCATCGGCGACAACACCGCCGTTGGCAACAACAGCCCTCGCACCAAGAATCACCTTGTCCACCCGTGACATGTACGCCATAAGCCCTCCGttcatgatgttgatgacCGCAATCCCGGCAGATGTGAGCTTCTTTCTAAATGAAGCGTGCTGGACCTCAGATGTCTCTTTCCGGGGGGGCTCAGTGGCAATGAGGACTGTAAACCGACGCTTAAGAGCTGCGCGCAGGATAAAGCGTTCCACAGTTGGCGAAGGCTGGTGTACGAGGACGTAGTCTCCGGGGTGAATCTGAACTTCGGCCAAAGCCGCAATCTGGTCATCGACTTGGCTGATCTCATCCTTAATCTCCTCAATACCGTCAATGACCTCGGATCTCAAAGAGTGAATCTGGGCAGTGGGAGCCTTCCATGAGGGTGTCGACGCTCCAGAGAGACCCAGGGGTGATCCCTGGATATTAGGGTCGGCATCGCTAGGCGACGAAACTGAGAGAAGGTGGAAAAGGGTCTTGGGAACGTTGACGGAGCTGTAGGAGGACAAGGGTCCAGGTCGAGGGGGCGGAGGCTTGGCGCTGTTGGAGATGTAGTCGCCGGCGGAATCTTGCTTCGCGTATGTCGAGGGAGGCCACTGGTGGGCCAGAGCGTCTGGGTTCGGGACAGCGTCGGTCGGGGTCGCCTGAGCCTCGCTGGGGGTCTCGGAGGCTGCTTCGTTTCTATCCTCGGCGGCTTCGTCGCGGATAAGGCCTAGGACTCGCCGCACAATGTTGGCAATGACAAGTTCCTTGGGCTGGGCCTCGACGAGGCGGCGGCCGATCCTCGACACATTATCGATGAGACCGTCCACGTTGAACCATTTCGAGCGGGCGACGACCTGGAGAAGGATATGGGCGGTTGCAACGGCGCAAGGCTCTGAGCCCTTGATCTGGCGTCGCTTGAGGAGTCTGATGCGGTTCGCAAATGTTTAGCAACGAATGGCACAATGGAATGCTGATATGGCTCACGAAATGAGGCTCTCGACCGAGGCCTCCAATGGCTGGCCCTTGAGAGACTTGAGATATTTCTCGAGATCGGGCGCGAAGCCCGTTGGGTGAGGGGCCATGTCGAGGAACGTCTGGAGTGTGTTGCAGCTAGCGCGAGCTGGGGATGTGGTGTGGGATGTCTGCTTCGCGGGGTGCACACAAGATGGAGGGGTATCGACGGCGAGGAAAGTCGTGAATCTCTTTAAAGGCTCTGCAACTGTTTCAAAGCCTTAGATGATACTTCTCGAATTATGAAGTACTAGATGTCGAATGCGGCGCTACTTCCGAGTCGAGACTGGGCGTTGTTGAACAGAGCAAAGCTGTGCAGTGCAGCTTCAGAGTATGAGTGAGTCAATCAATTCCCCCCACGGACCTTTTTTTGCGCAAGGCTGTCGGCCTCTGAGAAAAAGTGTGGGGCGCCTTCAGCCTTGTCACTCGGTGGGGTCCGCCCGAGGTGGTGGAAAGCCATGACGACAAAGAGACAGGGACATGGATGAGCATCTTAGGGCAAAAAAGGTCACTGGGGTTGAAGGCAGTATCAGCAGGACCATGAGGAGATATGAGATAGAGGACACGTTCTAGAGAGATATTGCATCTTGTATACTGCTATCATTGGGTGTCACCGCTCATGTATGAAACTGCTTTGATGACTTGTCATTGTCGCTAGCTCTGGATGAGTTGGCCACCTCAGGACTGACTGTCAATGCTCGAGTCAACCTGAAGCATGATACACGAACCAGCAGTCATTCATGCTCAGTGTGCCAAGAATGGACATTCTCGATAAGACCACCCAGTGAAAGGGTTTCAATTGCTAATGCTCTCGCTTAGCACCATGTCTCCCGCCAGTATCTGAGATTTCAACTGCTTCACCATGAACCCTAGATTAGCGGGTTACCTGCCACCGAGGGCTGAGAGACCTGTGGCCGGATCTCCAGGCCACGTGAAAAGGCAACGatgaaagaaacaaagacTTGGCCAGAGAAGAATAGCTTGTGATGCTATTTGCTTGGCATTTGTTGAATAATTTCGATAGCCAGTTATCCACTTGTATAACCTGCAGGATTTCTTCCCCCGGCCCTCCAAACACACCGAAGTTCCCATGTGCCGTTGAACCGATACGGTAAAACCTCCCGGCAACCTGCAGAATCTCATCAGACAACCTCAAAACGCACAGCGGCATCCTCGGGTAAGCAAGCTGTTTGCTTCGGTctggatgggatgggatgggggcTGATACGAAAACGAAGGAGGAATAGATCCACGCTGTGCGGAACTCACACTGCGCTATTCCGTCCCAAAGAAGCAACTGCCCTCACCGGTCTCTgcatcgtcaaggccttcCAATGACAGAGTGAAAGAGGGTCAGGCCAAGCTCGCAACCCATGGCAGTTGGGGACGCCCCACCAGATTCTGCAATTACGTCGGGTTGCTGTCGAAACTCTTTGCCCGCAGTTTGATGCCCCACTagacaagaaaaaagaggccaGAAATCTACCATCACGGGGCTTTGAGCAGGGGGAATCAAGGTCTCGGGCGAGAGACGTGAACGCTGAGCCGCGGCATCCAAGGGGGACCCGCCAACCAGCAGGGGCCTCAGCATCTCGTAGCCTTGCTCCAGCGGTCATCGTCCACTAACGCTTGCTAGAGACGCCTGGAATACCACCCCCCAGAACAACTCTGGCCCCCCAGCCCCCCAGCATCTCGGCACCTGAGTCCCAACACGTGAACCATTCCTCAACCATCATCCGTCGAACCACCTGCGCTCGATCTCTCACTCCCTTCGCTTTGGGTTGCTCGCTCCTTTGATCGCTCCAGTGTCATCTTCTCTCCTTTGCGCGCGCGGCCTTTGTCCCGACTTCTTCCCCTCTTCTCTTACGGATTCTCCGATCTtgttctcttctctcccccGGCCCCGAGGTGGCCTCCCTTATTCTTCTAGTCCCCCCAACGTCAAGTCTAGTCCATCCCTTCCCCCTTCCACCCCCCGCCGCCCTACCCGTTGATAGCCTGTCCTGGCCCTTTACTTTGCGATTTCCGATTTCCGCGAAGCCAGACGGTACTTGCTGCCAGTTAGCGctgcttttttttctggcTGCTGGTCCACCAACAAGGTTCCAGAGCTCTCGTCCGCTCAACGCCACAAATCCAACAAGCTAAAGGTCCCCGTCGCTGCTCCCTTGGCTCCTTACCATTACCATACCTGGGCCTGGGCGTAACCTTGAGTCTTTCATCAGTGTCAGTGCCTCTGCGCCAGTGTCTCGCTGTACGGATACCAAGTGTCACCATTTGCGCTACCAACAGCcactggactggactggactgtATCTGTCCTCCCATCTCTAACGTCCTTGCGGCCTGTctgtcttcttcatcctcctttTGCTCTCTCCCCGTGTATGGCATTCACCTGGCAGAATTGACCACAATCGCGGAGCTGCCCTGCGCCCCTTGGGCTTTTGCCGTCGTCGCCCTTTTTCGCCTTTCGCATTCGATGCCTTCTTGACACTCGTTTTTCTCTTCACTTGCCGTCCGAGAGCGAACGAGCTCTTCTTTCTTCGACATTGACTCGTTTGCGTTGCGCATCCACCTTATCCCCCGACGACCCGCCGATTTCTCCAACTCACTTCTCGCATCCATCCCTCGCCTTGTCTCGCCCTGCCTCGCCCCCTTCTCTCGACTCCTCTCGGACGACCCATCATTACCCCATGGACTGTTTTAGCTCGTGAGGATGAACTCTTTGAACATCATCACGGCCCGCGTGTCGCCTCCTCCGAGCCCAGGCCAATCGCGATCCAATAGTATAAGCTCCATTGGCATCGGCATTGCCTCCGAAGACGATCCTTCCCACGCCCAATCCGACGATAGACCATCCGGGCACGACGTCGACCCCTTCACCCAAGATACGTTTGACGAGTCGCGGTTCAGTACGGAAAAGTCTTATGCCAGTGAGGCCACGCCCCTATTGGGAGATACCGGCGAAGTCAGCAAGCGAAGCTCGTGGTGGCACTCAATCCCTCGCCGACTCGCCTCGAGCATCATCGGATCTATCCGATGGGTTCTcgcgaccttggcctccccAGGTGTATATCTCATCGCTTGTTTTTacgacgaggacggcaaTTTTGCGCCATGGACTCAATTCGGAAAGCTTTTTGGATTTCATAGAGGAACTCGACATAAGAAAGATATGGATGAGACCGAGATTCGTTCTGAAAAGGAGGAGCATGGGCGGACTACAGGATTTAGAAGGCTAGCGCCGCGGCCCAGGCCAGTATCAggatcttcaacaacatcatcaggACTCTCATCGGAATCGGAATCGGATGGATCACGATCGGGCAGCCTTGGACGGCACGCGCGGTCCAAATCACTGCAACCCGCAGAGGAGGGCAACCCCGGCCGGAAATCTATTCGAATCAAGCTCAACAGTGACGAGGCGCTCAGGCAACGGAAGCATAGGAAAACGCAGTCGGCCGTCGCGCGCACCAAGGCAAGCGACTTGGGCAGTGGCGATCTCTCGGCACACCTCAAGTCTCCTACCTCTCCCATCGCAGCTCTCACCAAGTACCCCAGGACACCGgcacctcctcggcctctcaTTCCTCGGCGGCAGCCTTCATATCTCAACATCGAAGCGCCGACGAAGCAGCAGAAGACGCTGATTCTGGACCTCGACGAGACACTGATTCACAGCATGTCCAAAGGAGGCAGGATGAGCACAGGACACATGGTCGAGGTGCGCCTGAACACGACATACGTGGGGGTTGGTGGACAGACATCGATCGGGCCGCAGCACCCGATACTATACTGGGTCAACAAGCGACCATACTGCGACGAGTTCCTGCGCCGGGTGTGCAAGTGGTACAACCTGGTAGTGTTTACGGCGTCGGTTCAGGAGTACGCAGATCCAGTGATCGACTGGCTGGAGACGGAGAGGAAATTCTTCTCAGCACGGTACTACCGCCAGCACTGCACCTTCCGGCAAGGAGCGTTCATCAAGGACCTGAGCTCGGTTGAGTCTGACCTGAGCAAcgtgatgatcttggacAATAGTCCGTTGAGCTATCTGTTCCACCAAGGTGAGGAGACCTACGCTGGGATTTATGCAGAACAGAGAGCTAACAAGAGGACCAGACAATGCTATCCCGATCCAAGGCTGGATCAACGACCCGACAGATACAGACCTGATGCATCTGGTGCCTCTGCTGGAGGGACTGCAATATGTACATGACGTGAGAGCGCTGCTTGCGCTCCGAGGTGGCGAAGACGGACAGCACATGGCATGAAATATGGAAAGTTATTCAAAGATAGGAGTACACTAATGATGGGTTTGCGATTGAAGGTTTTAGGACGGAGTTGAGAGGTGCGAtggatgcgatgcgatgcgatgcgacAGAGCACGTGGGGGATTGAGAGGTGGTGGGGAGAGGGCTTGGTGTtagacaaggccaaggcccctGCCACCCTCAGTTGTACTGTACAGATAAAGCTTTACAAAGACGGATGGGAGTTTGTTTTTTTGAGCTGCCATTTGCGGCATGAAGGTgtctaggtaggtaggtaggtatgTATGTACCGAAGAGCGAAGGAATTATCCAGTGGCTCTCGAGGGAACCGAGTTAGCGTTTGAGCCAGGTTAATCTCACTGGCTTGTTTATCATGCCGAGTTTTGAGAGTGAAAATGactgatggtgatggtgtgcAGGGTGAAACATGAGCGTTTTTGAAGGCGGTTGAATGACTGAAACGCCCTTGTCTGAAGGCGTCAGTTCCTGTTGGTCAACTCTTTGGTCAAGGGTGAGGCTGGAGAGTGTGTCTTGTGATGCAATGAAAAGACACCAAAAGCCACCTAGCACGGAGTTAAGATGCCATGAAAGAATCAGGGTCCATCCACCATGTCATGTCCAACTCGATCACCCGTCACTGCAACAAACACATGGAGTGTATGGGATATACCGCCCTCGTCAAGGACAGGGTCTGGTGTTGTTCCCATGTGGCCGAGAAGGCGACCTTGAGTGAGACACTGTTGGATAGTATCGCCGAGTGACAGAATATGGACAAGACCAACATGGAATTTTCTTCAGCTGGCAAGATTCACATCTCTGAAAGCAGACACGGGAAAACAAGCTTTTGAGCAGGCATGGATGTTTAACTTGGAAAACCAGACAAGAGCCAGCTGGACAAGGTTGACAGCTCCCGGCTGCTGCCGCACCCTCTTTCGGCAAACGATGGGATTGTTTTCGGAAGGAGGAGCATGTCTTTTGCCTTGGAAGACAAAAGCCGAGGGAATGAATGGGGAAAAAAAATGCAGTGGACAAAATGACGCCGtgacaccatcatcacccgCCCAAAGAGCTGGGTCCCGCTAAGAGTTGCCCATTCCcctcatccatcaccaacctccccCACTGCTCGATCTTGAAAAAGTCGTCAACGTCAGGTACCAGGAGAAAAGAAGCAGGAAAAGTTGGCAGGGGGAAATGAACTATGGGGAAATCCGGAGCATTTTCACCCATTTGAAGCGTCTCCATCTGTAGTTTACCCCGCAAAAAGGAGCAAAAAGAGGAACGGAAACGGCCAGTCTCTCAAGTGCGCATCTTGTCTCACCAAATGGTGACATCATCACATCTGGTGACGACACAAGGGGAAACGGGCAAGCCACGGGCTCATGATGCGAAATGGGGGAAGCAAGATCGAGAtcggcgagggagaggaaagTACAAATAGTGAGGGGAGATTCCCTTTTTTTCTAGACTGATTCTTGTATCTTTGTATCCAACTCAATTGAAGCTTCACAACACCAAGTACACTTATATATACCAGGTTTCTCTACCTACTCTCACGAAAATCAACATGTCTCTTCACTACCTCCCCCCCGTCAAGCCCTCGGCCATCGCCCTCGGCACCGCCTTCAACCACGGCATCGAgctcgccgtcctcgcccCCATCTTTGGCCAGACCTACCAGCGCGCCAAGctctccaacaccaaggaggagtttATCCGCTCCAAGGAGGCTTCCGGCGCCGCCCTCGCCTGGGGCTCCTCGCTCATCGGCTCCGCCCTGCAGAGTTATGGTGTTGGTGCTCTGATCAACGCTACCGGTACTCTTAGCTACAAGGGCGCTGCTTACCTGGGatctctcatcttctttgccacCTCTGCTCCTGGTGTATGTCCCTCTAAATGCCTTTCTATGAGACCTTGACTAACTTGCTGCAGTACATCTCTCAGATCTTTGTCGAGAAGCGACCTCTTGACACAGTCGGCGTCAGCCTGGccaccaagctcatcgagaCTCTGGGTCTGtccgtcttcttgacctggtgGGGAACCCGAACCAACCCCTTTGAGTAAAAACAAATGGGGAATAATCATGAAATTGAGTTGAAAGCCATGGATTGGCAAAGGATGAATTTGATTATCCGGCTTTGAGATGGCCAGTGTGAGATAGGAAGAGGAATCCATCATGTACCTACAGAAACGCCCGAGAGGCAGTAATACAACAAAGTAAACAATGTGCTTCCCTCCTGGTGAATGTGAGAAGAAAGTCTGGAGCTTCACCATTGCGACCATCTGTTCAAGGACCTATCAAATCATGTCATTTTTAAAGCTGTAAATACCTGAACGCCGCCAAAGCCCTTCATCCAGCCATCTTGGACTGGATCCTCTGGTATAATACATCCAGACTTGTTTCAAACAACCATTCCACAGAGTTTAAGCTTTGCATCCTCCCCCTCTTCTAGCCTTCACCTCAATACTTGGTTCCGCCCTTGACCCAGAAGGCCTGCTTGCCGTACTCCTTCTGTACGTACTTGACGAGCGACGCGTAGCTCTCGCCAAACGCCTcgccgtcgtcctcgccgtccttgtcggccgccttctccttcttcttgccgtcgGCCTTCTCCATGATCATCACCACCGACGTGGGACGCTTCGtcttggcagcggcgccGAGCTCGGCTCGCGACGTCACAAAGATGAAGGGCACGTTGTGGTCCTCGCACAGCACGGGGAGGTGGGAGATGACGTCCATGGGGGAGATGTcgccggcgatgatgacaacGCCGGGGAACGACGTGTAGCCGGGAGCCGAGGGGGGAGACTTTCGGAGGGTCTTGACGACTTCCTTGACACCGCGCTTGAGCGTGTTGTTCTTGGCCGCTGTGGGTGTCGTGTTAGCATGCAATCACTCGCAATTACCCCTTAACTCTTTCGCGTACCTTTTCGGATAGTCTTGTAGACCTTCTTCATGCCCTTCTCGTCCGCCACGGGCAAGGCGAACGGAACGACAGTCCGCTCAAGGGGCAGTTCAGcggccttgtcctcctcgacatcagagtcctcggcggcggcagccttggcggcGACCTTGGGGGCGGACTCCTggccgagcttctcctcgagggcggcggcgagcttgtccttcttgtccttcttgtccttcttctccttcttggacttggacaCGCCGGACTCGTCGCTtcgcttcttgtccttcttctccttcttgtcgggcttctcggcggccatggctgcgGATTGTGAggtctcgaggagctccggGAAGGTTTGTTCTGATTAATGAAAGGAAGGAT is a window from the Fusarium keratoplasticum isolate Fu6.1 chromosome 5, whole genome shotgun sequence genome containing:
- a CDS encoding Ribosomal-L7Ae domain-containing protein, which codes for MAAEKPDKKEKKDKKRSDESGVSKSKKEKKDKKDKKDKLAAALEEKLGQESAPKVAAKAAAAEDSDVEEDKAAELPLERTVVPFALPVADEKGMKKVYKTIRKAAKNNTLKRGVKEVVKTLRKSPPSAPGYTSFPGVVIIAGDISPMDVISHLPVLCEDHNVPFIFVTSRAELGAAAKTKRPTSVVMIMEKADGKKKEKAADKDGEDDGEAFGESYASLVKYVQKEYGKQAFWVKGGTKY
- a CDS encoding FCP1-like proteiny domain-containing protein, giving the protein MNSLNIITARVSPPPSPGQSRSNSISSIGIGIASEDDPSHAQSDDRPSGHDVDPFTQDTFDESRFSTEKSYASEATPLLGDTGEVSKRSSWWHSIPRRLASSIIGSIRWVLATLASPGVYLIACFYDEDGNFAPWTQFGKLFGFHRGTRHKKDMDETEIRSEKEEHGRTTGFRRLAPRPRPVSGSSTTSSGLSSESESDGSRSGSLGRHARSKSLQPAEEGNPGRKSIRIKLNSDEALRQRKHRKTQSAVARTKASDLGSGDLSAHLKSPTSPIAALTKYPRTPAPPRPLIPRRQPSYLNIEAPTKQQKTLILDLDETLIHSMSKGGRMSTGHMVEVRLNTTYVGVGGQTSIGPQHPILYWVNKRPYCDEFLRRVCKWYNLVVFTASVQEYADPVIDWLETERKFFSARYYRQHCTFRQGAFIKDLSSVESDLSNVMILDNSPLSYLFHQDNAIPIQGWINDPTDTDLMHLVPLLEGLQYVHDVRALLALRGGEDGQHMA